In one window of Bizionia sp. M204 DNA:
- a CDS encoding cold shock domain-containing protein — protein MFKKWINKLFNTGSAETSQAGSTKSGSTKEGTVKFFNRTKGFGFINVNGTDEEIFVHKSNLIDKIKKSDKVTFKIEKGDRGLTATNVKRFKK, from the coding sequence ATGTTTAAAAAATGGATTAATAAATTATTTAATACGGGTTCAGCTGAAACATCACAAGCTGGAAGTACTAAATCAGGATCAACTAAAGAAGGTACTGTTAAGTTTTTCAATAGAACAAAAGGATTTGGTTTTATAAATGTAAATGGAACCGATGAAGAAATCTTCGTTCACAAATCAAACCTTATTGATAAAATAAAAAAGTCTGATAAAGTGACCTTTAAAATTGAAAAAGGGGATAGAGGATTAACGGCTACAAACGTTAAACGTTTTAAAAAATAA
- a CDS encoding acyl-CoA desaturase, whose translation MAVVIFVLVLWYGGLFFQSFFLHRYAAHQVFTMSKTMERITFVLTWIFQGSSYLSAYGYGIMHRMHHAYTDTEQDPHSPSYDDNMFAMMWKTKTIYQDINQERIAVDPRFTKNVPQWKSFDTFASSRFSRLLWISLYTLFFVFFATAWWQWLLLPITFLMAPIHGVIINWFGHIYGYVNFKMKNTSKNLFRFDFLMMGEGYHNNHHKFASRANFGVKWYEIDMTYLIIRVLDAVGIIELKPIPIKK comes from the coding sequence ATGGCAGTCGTTATTTTCGTTTTAGTGCTTTGGTATGGTGGCTTATTTTTTCAGTCTTTCTTCTTACATCGTTATGCAGCACACCAAGTTTTTACTATGTCCAAAACCATGGAACGCATTACCTTTGTTTTAACTTGGATTTTCCAAGGTTCTAGTTACTTAAGCGCCTATGGTTATGGTATCATGCATCGTATGCACCATGCCTACACAGATACGGAGCAAGACCCACATTCGCCATCGTATGATGACAATATGTTTGCCATGATGTGGAAAACCAAAACTATATATCAAGATATAAATCAAGAACGAATTGCCGTAGATCCACGGTTTACCAAAAACGTACCACAATGGAAGTCTTTTGATACTTTTGCTAGTTCAAGATTTTCTAGATTATTATGGATTAGCTTATACACCTTGTTCTTTGTGTTCTTTGCAACCGCTTGGTGGCAATGGTTGCTTTTGCCGATAACATTTTTAATGGCGCCTATTCATGGTGTCATTATCAACTGGTTTGGGCATATTTATGGTTATGTAAATTTTAAAATGAAAAACACCAGCAAAAACCTTTTCCGTTTTGATTTTCTAATGATGGGAGAAGGTTATCATAATAATCACCACAAGTTTGCAAGTCGTGCTAATTTTGGTGTAAAATGGTATGAGATTGATATGACATATCTTATAATTCGTGTATTGGATGCCGTTGGAATTATTGAATTAAAACCAATTCCAATCAAAAAATAA
- a CDS encoding Crp/Fnr family transcriptional regulator, with product MQQIKTYLEQIATISDADWAFFTSKLTRRVIPKKHIFLKLHDIENHISFIESGVVRLFIPKENPEKEITFGFSFTDQFVSAYDSFLTQSPSAYELQALTDTTLLSMSYADLQDVYKNTQIGNLIGRLTAERLFLIKSRREQHLLNLTAEERYLKLFKERPELLKEVPLKYISSYIGVTPQALSRIRKRI from the coding sequence GTGCAACAAATTAAAACGTATTTAGAACAAATAGCAACCATATCAGATGCAGATTGGGCATTTTTCACATCTAAATTAACGCGTCGTGTAATTCCCAAAAAGCATATTTTTTTAAAGCTACATGACATAGAAAATCATATTTCTTTTATTGAGTCTGGTGTAGTACGTTTATTTATTCCAAAGGAAAACCCTGAAAAAGAAATTACCTTTGGTTTCAGTTTTACGGATCAATTTGTAAGTGCTTATGATTCGTTCTTAACCCAATCTCCTTCAGCTTATGAGCTCCAAGCTTTAACGGACACCACACTTTTAAGTATGAGCTATGCCGATTTACAAGACGTCTACAAAAACACCCAAATTGGAAATTTAATTGGTAGGCTAACTGCTGAACGTTTGTTTTTAATCAAATCCAGACGCGAGCAACACTTGTTAAACCTAACAGCCGAAGAACGCTATTTGAAATTATTTAAGGAACGACCAGAGTTACTAAAAGAAGTCCCTTTAAAATATATAAGCTCTTATATTGGTGTTACGCCTCAAGCATTAAGCCGCATTCGGAAACGTATTTAA